One segment of Arvicanthis niloticus isolate mArvNil1 chromosome 5, mArvNil1.pat.X, whole genome shotgun sequence DNA contains the following:
- the Yars1 gene encoding tyrosine--tRNA ligase, cytoplasmic isoform X2 — MSKIADFLKAGCEVTILFADLHAYLDNMKAPWELLELRTSYYENVIKAMLESIGVPLEKLRFIKGTDYQLSKEYTLDVYRLSSVVTQHDAKKAGAEVVKQVEHPLLSGLLYPGLQALDEEYLKVDAQFGGVDQRKIFTFAEKYLPALGYSKRVHLMNPMVPGLTGSKMSSSEEESKIDLLDRKEDVKKKLKKAFCEPGNVENNGVLSFIKHVLFPLKSEFVILRDEKWGGNKTYTVYLELEKDFAAEVVHPGDLKNSVEVALNKLLDPIREKFNTPALKKLASAAYPDPSKQKSTAKGPAKNSEPEEVIPSRLDIRVGKILSVDKHPDADSLYVEKIDVGEAEPRTVVSGLVQFVPKEELQNRLVVVLCNLKPQKMRGVDSQGMLLCASVEGASRQVEPLDPPVGSAPGERVFVQGYEKGQPDEELKPKKKVFEKLQADFKISEDCIAQWKQTNFMTKLGFVSCKSLKGGNIS; from the exons ATGTCCAAGATCGCCGACTTCTTGAAGGCAGGGTGTGAG GTAACCATCCTGTTTGCCGACCTTCATGCATACCTGGACAACATGAAAGCTCCCTGGGAACTTCTGGAACTTCGAACCAGTTACTATGAGAATGTGATCAAGGCAATGCTGGAGAGTATTGGCGTGCCCTTGGAGAAGCTCAGGTTTATCAAAGGCACTGACTACCAGCTCAGCAA aGAGTACACACTGGATGTGTACCGACTGTCCTCTGTGGTCACACAACATGATGCCAAGAAAGCCGGGGCTGAGGTTGTGAAGCAGGTGGAGCACCCTTTGCTGAGTGGTCTGTTGTATCCCGGTCTGCAG GCTTTGGATGAAGAGTACTTAAAGGTGGATGCCCAGTTTGGCGGTGTTGATCAGAGGAAGATTTTTACCTTTGCAGAGAAG TATCTCCCTGCACTTGGCTATTCAAAACGGGTACATCTGATGAATCCCATGGTCCCTGGGTTAACTGGAAGCAAGATGAGCTCGTCAGAAGAG GAGTCCAAAATCGACCTCCTTGATCGGAAAGAGGACGTAAAGAAAAAGCTGAAGAAGGCCTTCTGTGAGCCTGGCAACGTGGAGAACAACGGGGTTCTGTCCTTCATCAAGCATGTCCTCTTTCCTCTCAAATCTG AGTTTGTGATCCTAAGAGATGAGAAGTGGGGCGGAAATAAGACCTACACCGTTTacctggagctggagaaggaCTTTGCTGCTGAG GTTGTACACCCTGGAGACCTAAAGAATTCTGTTGAAGTTGCCCTGAACAAGTTGTTGGACCCCATTCGAGAAAAGTTTAATACCCCAGCCCTGAAGAAGCTGGCCAGTGCCGCCTACCCAGATCCTTCAAAGCAGA AGTCTACTGCCAAAGGCCCTGCCAAGAACTCAGAACCAGAGGAAGTCATCCCATCCCGGCTGGATATCCGTGTGGGCAAAATCCTCAGTGTGGACAAG CACCCAGATGCAGATAGCCTGTACGTGGAGAAGATTGATGTGGGGGAAGCTGAACCCAGGACTGTGGTGAGCGGCCTCGTACAGTTTGTACCCAAAGAAGAACTGCAGAACaggctggtggtggtgctgtgcAATCTGAAACCCCAGAAGATGAGAGGCGTGGACTCCCAGGGCATGCtgctgtgtgcttctgt AGAAGGGGCAAGCCGCCAGGTTGAACCTCTGGATCCTCCTGTCGGCTCTGCTCCTGGTGAACGGGTATTTGTACAGGGCTATGAGAAGGGCCAACCAGATGAGGAGCTCAAGCCCAAGAAGAAAGTCTTTGAGAAGCTACAG GCCGACTTTAAGATTTCTGAGGACTGCATTGCACAGTGGAAGCAAACCAACTTCATGACCAAGCTGGGGTTTGTCTCCTGTAAATCACTAAAAGGGGGTAACATCAGCTAG
- the S100pbp gene encoding S100P-binding protein isoform X4 translates to MTCSLLPSEQSSGTSFLPKDSASFSWGSSDEDELNDSLLEFSDGEEDDGHFSFTEEEIERLLKDDDGGHNEYRSRKSQILPDTPQENSLYSLGSSAETPGFLKLPQLSTSVGHGPTPSKSLNRHFVLEKNLIKVTVVAPFNPTVCDPVLDKDKIDSSKETEKPASLREQTREDDLHPNENKRCTEPEGVSPNNSAWDGPLLSSPSNNNIEQNASDKNMPESKKPTPVFSQISNHSEVPNRKNSGSHKSGCEVRIPVVSSSSNRHAFDKDSGEAKGERRLGKVIPVLQTRTRMFSQSDLEKQKDIYLSKVIAHIEDPGDSNQG, encoded by the exons ATGACGTGCTCACTCTTGCCCTCTGAACAGTCTTCTGGTACCTCTTTTCTGCCTAAAGACAGTGCCTCATTTTCTTGGGGCTCCTCGGATGAAGATGAGTTGAACGACTCCTTGTTGGAGTTTTCTGATGGAGAAGAAGATGATGGCCATTTCAGTTTCACTGAGGAAGAGATTGAGAGGCTTTTGAAGGACGATGATGGTGGGCATAATGAGTATAGATCGAGAAAGAGTCAAATTCTACCCGATACTCCTCAAGAAAATTCTTTGTACAGCTTGGGATCTTCAGCTGAAACCCCTGGCTTCCTCAAACTACCTCAACTAAGTACATCAGTTGGTCATGGACCAACTCCTAGTAAATCATTAAACAGACACTTTGTACTTGAAAAGAATCTTATAAAAGTAACTGTTGTTGCACCATTTAATCCAACAGTTTGTGATCCTGTGCTTGATAAAGACAAGATCGATTCCTCCAAAGAAACGGAAAAACCTGCCTCTCTTCGGGAACAGACGAGAGAAGACGATCTTCATCCTAATGAGAATAAACGTTGCACTGAACCTGAAGGGGTCAGTCCCAATAACTCTGCTTGGGATGGGcccctgctttcttctccttcaaaCAATAACATCGAACAAAATGCCTCTGATAAAAATATGCCTGAAAGTAAGAAACCTACCCCTGTGTTCTCTCAGATCTCCAACCATTCAGAGGTACCCAACAGGAAAAATAGTGGATCACACAAATCAGGTTGTGAAGTGAGAATTCCAGTTGTGTCCAGTTCATCAAACAGA cATGCCTTTGACAAGGATTCTGGGGAGGCGAAAGGTGAGAGAAGACTAGGCAAAGTCATTCCTGTTCTACAAACCAGAACCAG GATGTTTTCACAATCAGATCtagaaaaacagaaggacatttatcTCAGCAAAGTCATTGCTCATATAGAAGACCCAGGGGACTCTAACCAAG
- the S100pbp gene encoding S100P-binding protein isoform X8: MTCSLLPSEQSSGTSFLPKDSASFSWGSSDEDELNDSLLEFSDGEEDDGHFSFTEEEIERLLKDDDGGHNEYRSRKSQILPDTPQENSLYSLGSSAETPGFLKLPQLICDPVLDKDKIDSSKETEKPASLREQTREDDLHPNENKRCTEPEGISNHSEVPNRKNSGSHKSGCEVRIPVVSSSSNRHAFDKDSGEAKGERRLGKVIPVLQTRTRMFSQSDLEKQKDIYLSKVIAHIEDPGDSNQG, translated from the exons ATGACGTGCTCACTCTTGCCCTCTGAACAGTCTTCTGGTACCTCTTTTCTGCCTAAAGACAGTGCCTCATTTTCTTGGGGCTCCTCGGATGAAGATGAGTTGAACGACTCCTTGTTGGAGTTTTCTGATGGAGAAGAAGATGATGGCCATTTCAGTTTCACTGAGGAAGAGATTGAGAGGCTTTTGAAGGACGATGATGGTGGGCATAATGAGTATAGATCGAGAAAGAGTCAAATTCTACCCGATACTCCTCAAGAAAATTCTTTGTACAGCTTGGGATCTTCAGCTGAAACCCCTGGCTTCCTCAAACTACCTCAACTAA TTTGTGATCCTGTGCTTGATAAAGACAAGATCGATTCCTCCAAAGAAACGGAAAAACCTGCCTCTCTTCGGGAACAGACGAGAGAAGACGATCTTCATCCTAATGAGAATAAACGTTGCACTGAACCTGAAGGG ATCTCCAACCATTCAGAGGTACCCAACAGGAAAAATAGTGGATCACACAAATCAGGTTGTGAAGTGAGAATTCCAGTTGTGTCCAGTTCATCAAACAGA cATGCCTTTGACAAGGATTCTGGGGAGGCGAAAGGTGAGAGAAGACTAGGCAAAGTCATTCCTGTTCTACAAACCAGAACCAG GATGTTTTCACAATCAGATCtagaaaaacagaaggacatttatcTCAGCAAAGTCATTGCTCATATAGAAGACCCAGGGGACTCTAACCAAG
- the Yars1 gene encoding tyrosine--tRNA ligase, cytoplasmic isoform X1 — MQPDGTSVTVPGTRRRRRTRKGRGCRLSAGNRESGAMGDAPSPEEKLHLITRNLQEVLGEEKLKEILKERELKIYWGTATTGKPHVAYFVPMSKIADFLKAGCEVTILFADLHAYLDNMKAPWELLELRTSYYENVIKAMLESIGVPLEKLRFIKGTDYQLSKEYTLDVYRLSSVVTQHDAKKAGAEVVKQVEHPLLSGLLYPGLQALDEEYLKVDAQFGGVDQRKIFTFAEKYLPALGYSKRVHLMNPMVPGLTGSKMSSSEEESKIDLLDRKEDVKKKLKKAFCEPGNVENNGVLSFIKHVLFPLKSEFVILRDEKWGGNKTYTVYLELEKDFAAEVVHPGDLKNSVEVALNKLLDPIREKFNTPALKKLASAAYPDPSKQKSTAKGPAKNSEPEEVIPSRLDIRVGKILSVDKHPDADSLYVEKIDVGEAEPRTVVSGLVQFVPKEELQNRLVVVLCNLKPQKMRGVDSQGMLLCASVEGASRQVEPLDPPVGSAPGERVFVQGYEKGQPDEELKPKKKVFEKLQADFKISEDCIAQWKQTNFMTKLGFVSCKSLKGGNIS, encoded by the exons ATGCAACCTGACGGGACGAGCGTGACAGTTCCTGGCACGCGGAGACGGCGGCGAACGAGGAAAGGGCGCGGGTGCCGGCTGAGCGCGGGAAACAGAGAAAGCGGAGCCATGGGGGATGCTCCAAGCCCTGAGGAGAAGCTGCACCTTATCACCCGGAACCTGCAG GAGGTTCTGGGGGAAGAGAAGCTGAAAGAGATCCTGAAGGAGCGGGAACTTAAAATTTACTGGGGCACAGCGACCACGGGGAAGCCACACGTGGCTTACTTTGTACCCATGTCCAAGATCGCCGACTTCTTGAAGGCAGGGTGTGAG GTAACCATCCTGTTTGCCGACCTTCATGCATACCTGGACAACATGAAAGCTCCCTGGGAACTTCTGGAACTTCGAACCAGTTACTATGAGAATGTGATCAAGGCAATGCTGGAGAGTATTGGCGTGCCCTTGGAGAAGCTCAGGTTTATCAAAGGCACTGACTACCAGCTCAGCAA aGAGTACACACTGGATGTGTACCGACTGTCCTCTGTGGTCACACAACATGATGCCAAGAAAGCCGGGGCTGAGGTTGTGAAGCAGGTGGAGCACCCTTTGCTGAGTGGTCTGTTGTATCCCGGTCTGCAG GCTTTGGATGAAGAGTACTTAAAGGTGGATGCCCAGTTTGGCGGTGTTGATCAGAGGAAGATTTTTACCTTTGCAGAGAAG TATCTCCCTGCACTTGGCTATTCAAAACGGGTACATCTGATGAATCCCATGGTCCCTGGGTTAACTGGAAGCAAGATGAGCTCGTCAGAAGAG GAGTCCAAAATCGACCTCCTTGATCGGAAAGAGGACGTAAAGAAAAAGCTGAAGAAGGCCTTCTGTGAGCCTGGCAACGTGGAGAACAACGGGGTTCTGTCCTTCATCAAGCATGTCCTCTTTCCTCTCAAATCTG AGTTTGTGATCCTAAGAGATGAGAAGTGGGGCGGAAATAAGACCTACACCGTTTacctggagctggagaaggaCTTTGCTGCTGAG GTTGTACACCCTGGAGACCTAAAGAATTCTGTTGAAGTTGCCCTGAACAAGTTGTTGGACCCCATTCGAGAAAAGTTTAATACCCCAGCCCTGAAGAAGCTGGCCAGTGCCGCCTACCCAGATCCTTCAAAGCAGA AGTCTACTGCCAAAGGCCCTGCCAAGAACTCAGAACCAGAGGAAGTCATCCCATCCCGGCTGGATATCCGTGTGGGCAAAATCCTCAGTGTGGACAAG CACCCAGATGCAGATAGCCTGTACGTGGAGAAGATTGATGTGGGGGAAGCTGAACCCAGGACTGTGGTGAGCGGCCTCGTACAGTTTGTACCCAAAGAAGAACTGCAGAACaggctggtggtggtgctgtgcAATCTGAAACCCCAGAAGATGAGAGGCGTGGACTCCCAGGGCATGCtgctgtgtgcttctgt AGAAGGGGCAAGCCGCCAGGTTGAACCTCTGGATCCTCCTGTCGGCTCTGCTCCTGGTGAACGGGTATTTGTACAGGGCTATGAGAAGGGCCAACCAGATGAGGAGCTCAAGCCCAAGAAGAAAGTCTTTGAGAAGCTACAG GCCGACTTTAAGATTTCTGAGGACTGCATTGCACAGTGGAAGCAAACCAACTTCATGACCAAGCTGGGGTTTGTCTCCTGTAAATCACTAAAAGGGGGTAACATCAGCTAG